In Paenibacillus sp. FSL M7-0420, a single genomic region encodes these proteins:
- the ltrA gene encoding group II intron reverse transcriptase/maturase → MRRRYIEKGNGKLRPLGIPTVRDRICQQAVRQIIEPIFEEEFYYYSFGFRAGYSAHQAIRTIRRAKRNGYEHVVDLDIVSFFDEIPHEGLMEKVRERITDGKVLTLIRDWLTAGIMEDDQFHETEIGSPQGGVISPLLANIYLNTFDWGMKEQGFAVVRYADDAVILCKTKEQAKTAYLAAKKILEEDLRLRMHPEKTKVVDFDEGFRFLGFDLKREYVTLPDAKLKKYKEKVRNATRRQQGNNLDGILKKLNGIVRGFGNYFGIGNVKKKFERLDQWMRMRVRDFMRHKKSTVSNRLSLNKVLESAGMVFLTSLLTTRS, encoded by the coding sequence GTGCGCAGACGTTATATCGAGAAGGGGAATGGGAAATTAAGACCGCTAGGCATTCCCACGGTCCGGGATCGGATCTGTCAGCAAGCCGTCCGTCAAATCATTGAGCCTATCTTCGAAGAGGAATTTTACTATTATAGCTTTGGTTTTCGGGCAGGATACTCGGCACATCAAGCCATACGGACCATTCGGAGAGCCAAACGAAACGGATATGAACATGTGGTAGACCTGGATATTGTATCTTTCTTCGATGAAATTCCACACGAAGGACTCATGGAGAAGGTGCGAGAGAGAATCACCGATGGAAAAGTGCTGACGCTCATTCGCGATTGGCTAACGGCGGGAATCATGGAAGATGATCAGTTCCATGAAACAGAAATCGGGTCTCCTCAGGGTGGAGTGATCTCGCCGCTCTTGGCGAACATCTATCTGAATACGTTTGACTGGGGAATGAAGGAGCAGGGATTTGCTGTAGTAAGGTATGCGGACGATGCGGTGATCCTATGCAAGACTAAGGAGCAGGCAAAGACGGCATATCTGGCGGCAAAGAAGATACTGGAAGAAGACCTGCGTCTACGGATGCATCCGGAGAAAACAAAGGTTGTGGATTTTGATGAAGGATTTCGTTTTCTGGGTTTCGACTTGAAGAGGGAATATGTGACCTTGCCGGACGCGAAATTGAAGAAATATAAAGAGAAAGTGCGAAACGCGACCCGCAGGCAACAAGGAAACAACCTAGACGGAATACTCAAGAAATTAAATGGAATTGTCCGAGGCTTTGGAAATTATTTCGGTATAGGAAATGTGAAGAAGAAGTTTGAACGTCTGGATCAATGGATGCGAATGAGGGTGCGAGACTTTATGCGTCACAAGAAATCTACGGTGTCAAACCGGCTGAGTTTAAATAAGGTATTGGAATCAGCGGGAATGGTATTTCTAACAAGCTTACTCACCACACGTTCCTAA
- a CDS encoding helix-turn-helix domain-containing protein — protein MNFEDINENDVIYRCIGKDFNQGILSCGFMRKRSAERSQYDFKIGYYSCFVVLQGSGTFISADGTVTPMQAGDLVQRLPERLHSTAIEPDGNWIEFYISIGYPVYSYLQTLGIINSDKEVQSTQHTNDFFFDFVSLLKALKSATDESLPSLLMKSQDLIIRLHSSIQNAHSNENESKITKACELISASNDIHFDIQEVASAVNMGYENFRKLFKETTGISPKRYHTEHLMRQAKMMLLSGLPIKHVAVSLGYGDIYSFTKQFTKSEGVSPGRYIRKTKPVQN, from the coding sequence ATGAATTTTGAAGACATTAATGAAAATGATGTAATCTACCGGTGTATCGGCAAAGATTTTAATCAGGGTATTTTATCTTGCGGCTTTATGCGGAAAAGATCAGCAGAGCGTTCTCAATATGATTTCAAGATAGGATATTACAGCTGTTTTGTAGTATTGCAAGGCAGTGGAACGTTTATTTCTGCGGACGGTACTGTTACTCCTATGCAAGCAGGCGATTTGGTTCAACGTCTACCTGAACGTTTGCACTCTACTGCAATTGAACCAGATGGGAATTGGATCGAGTTTTATATCAGTATCGGGTATCCTGTCTATTCATACTTACAGACACTTGGCATTATTAATTCCGATAAGGAAGTCCAATCGACACAGCATACGAATGATTTTTTCTTTGATTTTGTTTCCTTGCTGAAAGCCTTGAAAAGTGCAACAGATGAAAGTCTTCCTTCCCTGCTAATGAAGTCTCAGGATTTGATTATCAGATTACACAGCAGCATTCAAAATGCTCATAGCAATGAAAATGAAAGTAAAATAACAAAAGCCTGCGAGCTGATTAGTGCCTCCAATGATATTCACTTTGATATTCAGGAAGTGGCATCTGCCGTGAATATGGGCTACGAGAACTTTCGGAAATTGTTTAAAGAGACTACGGGAATTTCCCCTAAGCGATACCACACTGAACATTTAATGAGACAGGCAAAAATGATGCTGCTGTCTGGACTTCCCATCAAACACGTAGCCGTCAGTCTTGGTTACGGGGATATATATTCATTCACCAAACAATTTACGAAGTCAGAAGGGGTATCTCCAGGACGATATATTCGTAAAACAAAACCTGTTCAAAATTAG